A single Argentina anserina chromosome 7, drPotAnse1.1, whole genome shotgun sequence DNA region contains:
- the LOC126804007 gene encoding lon protease homolog 1, mitochondrial-like, with protein MLKLLSPSSPFVRALTGITRRNPNSSRRAFLCSDAKHGDGVVEIEFKGLGNEAEAESKSSLSSAIIPKNFNPEEFVKVLALPLPHRPLFPGFYMPIYVKDPKLLAALQESRNRQVPYAGAFLIKDEPGTDPGTVSGSELKGKELFGHLHEVGTLAQISSIRGDQVVLIGHGRLRMTEMVDEDPVTVKVDHLKDNPYEKDDDIIKATSSEVISTLGDVLKTSALWRDHAQTYSQHISDFNCTRIADFGAAISGANKLQCQQVLEELDVHERLKLTLDLVKKEMEVSKIQASLMEKMEQKMHAEQRRNVLNEQLKAIKKELGLDADGRTALCEKFRERLEPNREKCPPNVLQVIEEELSKMQLLDASSSEFNVTRNYLDWLISLPWESYSDENFDVLRAQKVLDEDHYGLTEVKERILEFIAVGKLRGISEGKIICLAGPPGVGKTSIGRSIARALHRDFFRFSVGGLTDIAEIKGHRRTYVGAMPGKMVQCLKTVGTANPLILIDEIDKLGRGHSGDPASALLELLDPEQNANFLDHYLDIPIDLSKVLFVCTANVVHWIPTPLLDRMEVVSIAGYITDEKMHIAREYLERTTREACGIKPEQVEVTDAALLALIENYCREAGVRNLQQHIERIYRKIALRLVRQGAANEMAVGDQTQSLSDELAVVEVEVADRDDHIVDLKVSTDAGNISKSEATKTAEKVLVDSSNLCDFVGNPVFHAEHIYDQTPVGVVMGLAWTAMGGCPLYIETTQIEEGKGKGALQITGQLGDVMRESARIAHTVARSVLLDKEPDNTFFADSKLHLHIPAGAIPKDGPSAGCTMITSMLSLAMKKPVKKDLAMTGEVTLTGRILPIGGVKEKTIAATRGGVRTIIFPSANKRDFEELTPNVKEGLDVHFVDDYSQIFNLAFGDDEN; from the exons ATGCTAAAACTCCTATCTCCTTCTTCCCCGTTCGTCCGAGCTCTCACCGGCATCACTCGCCGGAATCCCAACTCGTCCCGGCGAGCTTTTCTTTGCTCCGACGCTAAACACGGTGACGGTGTGGTGGAGATCGAGTTTAAGGGGCTAGGAAATGAAGCAGAGGCTGAGTCTAAGTCTTCATTGTCATCAGCTATCATACCCAAAAATTTTAATCCTGAAGAGTTCGTAAAG GTTTTAGCATTGCCATTGCCGCATAGACCGCTGTTTCCAGGTTTCTACATGCCAATATATGTGAAG GATCCTAAACTGTTAGCAGCTCTACAGGAAAGTAGAAACCGGCAAGTTCCATACGCTGGTGCTTTCCTTATTAAGGATGAACCAGGGACTGACCCAGGTACGGTATCAGGTTCTGAGTTGAAAGGGAAAGAGTTGTTTGGTCATCTGCATGAAGTTGGTACGCTTGCCCAG ATTTCAAGCATTCGAGGAGACCAAGTAGTCCTAATTGGTCATGGGCGACTTCGAATGACAGAGATG GTTGATGAGGATCCTGTGACTGTAAAAGTTGATCATCTCAAG GATAACCCATATGAAAAGGATGATGATATCATAAAGGCAACATCATCTGAGGTTATATCAACTCTAGGTGACGTTCTGAAGACTAGTGCTCTTTGGAGAGATCATGCTCAAACATACAGCCAG CATATAAGTGATTTTAACTGTACAAGGATAGCAGATTTTGGAGCTGCTATATCTGGTGCAAACAAATTGCAATGCCAACAAGTACTTGAAGAGCTAGAT GTGCATGAACGTTTGAAGCTCACACTAGATTTAGTGAAGAAAGAGATGGAGGTCAGTAAAATTCAG GCATCTCTTATGGAAAAAATGGAACAGAAGATGCATGCTGAGCAACGTCGCAACGTCTTAAATGAGCAGCTTAAAGCAATAAAAAAG GAACTGGGATTAGATGCTGATGGTAGAACAGCGCTTTGTG AAAAGTTTAGGGAGAGGCTTGAACCAAATAGGGAAAAATGCCCACCTAATGTTTTGCAAGTCATAGAAGAAGAGCTTAGCAAAATGCAGCTGTTGGATGCCAGTTCCAGTGAATTTAATGTAACACGTAATTATCTAGATTGGTTGATTTCACTTCCCTGGGAAAGTTACAG TGATGAGAATTTTGACGTTCTTCGGGCACAGAAAGTTCTTGATGAAGATCATTATGGATTAACTGAAGTAAAAGAAAGAATATTGGAATTTATTGCTGTTGGAAAGCTCAGAGGAATATCAGAAG GGAAAATCATCTGTCTCGCTGGCCCACCTGGAGTAGGAAAAACCAGCATTGGTCGTTCAATTGCACGTGCCTTGCACCGTGATTTCTTTCGATTTTCAGTAGGAGGGTTAACTGATATAGCTGAAATTAAG gggcATCGTCGAACCTACGTTGGTGCTATGCCAGGAAAGATGGTACAATGCCTTAAAACTGTGGGAACAGCTAACCCTTTGATTCTGATCGATGAGATTGACAAG TTGGGAAGGGGACATTCTGGTGATCCAGCAAGTGCATTGTTGGAGCTTCTTGATCCAGAGCAAAATGCTAATTTTCTAGACCATTATCTTGATATTCCAATCGACCTATCAAAG GTTCTGTTTGTTTGTACAGCAAATGTTGTGCACTGGATTCCAACTCCCCTGTTGGACAGAATGGAGGTTGTCTCCATTGCCGGGTACATTACTGATGAGAAAATGCACATTGCTAGAGAGTACTTGGAGAGAACCACACGTGAAGCATGTGGCATTAAACCTGAACAG GTTGAGGTGACTGATGCAGCTCTTCTTGCACTCATTGAAAATTATTGCCGGGAAGCAGGTGTTAGGAATCTCCAGCAGCACATAGAAAGGATCTACCGCAAG ATAGCTCTGCGACTTGTTAGACAAGGAGCAGCAAATGAAATGGCAGTTGGTGATCAAACACAGTCTCTCTCAGATGAACTGGCAGTTGTTGAAGTTGAGGTTGCAGATAGGGACGACCATATTGTTGATTTAAAG GTTTCAACAGATGCTGGAAATATTTCTAAAAGCGAAGCAACAAAAACAGCTGAGAAAGTGTTGGTTGACTCATCAAACTTATGTGATTTTGTTGGGAACCCTGTTTTCCATGCTGAACACATCTATGATCAGACTCCAGTTGGAGTTGTTATGGGTCTTGCTTGGACTGCCATGGGTGGCTGCCCCTTGTATATAGAGACCACTCAGATTGAGGAAGGTAAGGGGAAAGGAGCACTTCAAATCACGGGCCAACTTGGTGATGTCATGAGAGAAAGTGCACGTATTGCTCACACTGTTGCCAGATCGGTATTGCTTGATAAAGAGCCAGATAACACTTTCTTTGCCGATTCCAAGCTTCATCTCCATATTCCTGCAGGGGCCATACCAAAGGATGGCCCTAGTGCTGGTTGTACAATGATAACATCCATGCTCTCCCTTGCCATGAAGAAGCCTGTCAAGAAGGATTTAGCAATGACCGGGGAAGTGACACTGACTGGGAGGATCCTTCCAATTGGCGGG gtaAAGGAGAAAACAATAGCAGCGACAAGGGGTGGAGTCAGGACAATCATATTCCCTTCAGCTAACAAGAGGGATTTTGAGGAACTTACCCCCAATGTAAAGGAAGGCCTGGATGTTCACTTTGTAGATGACTACAGTCAGATATTCAACTTGGCTTTTGGTGATGACGAGAACTAG
- the LOC126802791 gene encoding uncharacterized protein LOC126802791 → MAASPTLSDAQLALLPPPPESESQISSLLSEVSQQVLAAMEDMLKSVREIDEKSGEITVEIDKCKESALEKKRGLDETKEQVEKAAYAVLQMLNNTRA, encoded by the exons ATGGCCGCTTCACCGACTCTGTCCGATGCTCAGCTGGCTCTCCTCCCTCCTCCGCCGGAATCCGAGTCTCAGATATCCTCCCTCCTCTCCG AGGTTTCGCAACAAGTTCTGGCAGCAATGGAGGACATGCTCAAGTCGGTCAG GGAGATTGATGAGAAATCTGGTGAGATTACGGTGGAGATTGACAAGTGCAAGGAGTCTGCgctggagaagaagagaggctTGGACGAAACCAAAGAACAAGTCGAGAAAGCTGCTTATGCCGTTTTGCAGATGCTCAACAACACCAGAGCATAG
- the LOC126801603 gene encoding sucrose-phosphatase 2-like isoform X1 yields MESRLRGPARLMLVSDLDYTMVDHDDPRNASLLRFNALWEAYYRHDSLLIFSTGRSPVSYKPLRIEKPLLTPDITIMSVGTEIFYGELPDDGWQHYLNHNWDRNIVVEETNKFPQLTPQAEAEQRPHKVSFYIDKVKATEIMNVLSQRLAKRGLDVKIIYSSGIALDVLPKGAGKGQALAYLLKKFKIDGKLPCNTLVCGDSGNDAELFSLPEVYGVMVGNAQEELLHWYAQNAKSNCRILHAAERCAAGILQAIGHFHLGSNVSPRDIKDFHRCEINIFCPAYEVVKFYLWYEKWRCAEIEDSEQYVQNLRSIFHLLGVCVHPSGMELPLHQCIDAMGRLYGDKQGKRFWTWVDQLSSAQIGSDTWLVKFYKWELNENERQCSLTTVLMKSQVEAVDNFTWLHMHQTWLDGFGIADAESWLF; encoded by the exons ATGGAGTCTCGGCTGCGTGGCCCTGCTCGTCTAATGCTGGTTTCAGATCTTGATTACACAATG gTAGATCATGATGATCCTCGAAATGCTTCTCTTCTCCGGTTCAATGCGCTATGGGAAGCATACTATCGCCATGATTCTCTGCTTATATTTTCAACTGGAAGATCACCTGTATCTTACAAACCCTTGAGGATTGAGAAACCCTTGTTGACACCTGATATTACTATCATGTCTGTCGGAACTGAGATTTTCTACGGTGAGCTACCTGATGATGGCTGGCAACACTATCTCAATCATAATTGGGATAGAAATATTGTCGTTGAGGAAACAAATAAGTTTCCCCAACTTACTCCTCAG GCGGAGGCAGAGCAACGACCTCACAAGGTTAGCTTTTATATAGACAAGGTCAAGGCAACTGAGATAATGAATGTTCTATCACAACGATTGGCGAAACGTGGG ttagatgtaaagataatatATAGCAGTGGGATTGCTTTGGATGTGTTACCGAAAGGTGCTGGCAAAGGCCAAGCTCTTGCATATCTGCTTAAGAAGTTCAAAATTGATGGCAAACTGCCCTGCAATACACTTGTTTGTGGCGATTCTGGAAATGATGCCGAACTCTTCAGTCTTCCTGAAGTCTATGGTGTCATG GTTGGTAATGCACAGGAAGAGTTGTTACACTGGTATGCACAAAATGCAAAGAGCAATTGTCGCATACTGCATGCAGCTGAGAGATGTGCGGCTGGGATCTTACAAGCCATTGGTCATTTTCATTTAGGTTCAAATGTATCTCCAAGAGATATCAAAGACTTCCATAGGTGCGAAATAAACATTTTCTGCCCTGCTTATGAAGTAGTAAAGTTTTATCTGTGGTATGAGAAATGGCGATGTGCGGAGATAGAGGATTCGGAGCAGTATGTGCAGAACTTAAGATCAATCTTT CATTTGTTGGGTGTCTGTGTCCATCCCTCGGGAATGGAGCTACCTCTCCACCAGTGCATAGATGCAATGGGAAGGTTGTATGGAGATAAGCAAGGAAAACGTTTTTGGACCTGGGTGGATCAGCTATCATCAGCTCAAATTGGCTCGGACACATGGCTTGTGAAGTTCTACAAATGGGAATTGAACG AGAATGAGCGACAGTGTTCCTTAACTACAGTCTTAATGAAGTCACAG GTTGAGGCAGTTGATAATTTCACTTGGTTACATATGCATCAGACGTGGTTGGATGGTTTTGGAATTGCAGATGCAGAAAGTTGGTTGTTTTAG
- the LOC126801603 gene encoding sucrose-phosphatase 2-like isoform X2, translating to MESRLRGPARLMLVSDLDYTMVDHDDPRNASLLRFNALWEAYYRHDSLLIFSTGRSPVSYKPLRIEKPLLTPDITIMSVGTEIFYGELPDDGWQHYLNHNWDRNIVVEETNKFPQLTPQAEAEQRPHKVSFYIDKVKATEIMNVLSQRLAKRGLDVKIIYSSGIALDVLPKGAGKGQALAYLLKKFKIDGKLPCNTLVCGDSGNDAELFSLPEVYGVMVGNAQEELLHWYAQNAKSNCRILHAAERCAAGILQAIGHFHLGSNVSPRDIKDFHRCEINIFCPAYEVVKFYLWYEKWRCAEIEDSEQYVQNLRSIFHLLGVCVHPSGMELPLHQCIDAMGRLYGDKQGKRFWTWVDQLSSAQIGSDTWLVKFYKWELNVKSFPGYLIGVFI from the exons ATGGAGTCTCGGCTGCGTGGCCCTGCTCGTCTAATGCTGGTTTCAGATCTTGATTACACAATG gTAGATCATGATGATCCTCGAAATGCTTCTCTTCTCCGGTTCAATGCGCTATGGGAAGCATACTATCGCCATGATTCTCTGCTTATATTTTCAACTGGAAGATCACCTGTATCTTACAAACCCTTGAGGATTGAGAAACCCTTGTTGACACCTGATATTACTATCATGTCTGTCGGAACTGAGATTTTCTACGGTGAGCTACCTGATGATGGCTGGCAACACTATCTCAATCATAATTGGGATAGAAATATTGTCGTTGAGGAAACAAATAAGTTTCCCCAACTTACTCCTCAG GCGGAGGCAGAGCAACGACCTCACAAGGTTAGCTTTTATATAGACAAGGTCAAGGCAACTGAGATAATGAATGTTCTATCACAACGATTGGCGAAACGTGGG ttagatgtaaagataatatATAGCAGTGGGATTGCTTTGGATGTGTTACCGAAAGGTGCTGGCAAAGGCCAAGCTCTTGCATATCTGCTTAAGAAGTTCAAAATTGATGGCAAACTGCCCTGCAATACACTTGTTTGTGGCGATTCTGGAAATGATGCCGAACTCTTCAGTCTTCCTGAAGTCTATGGTGTCATG GTTGGTAATGCACAGGAAGAGTTGTTACACTGGTATGCACAAAATGCAAAGAGCAATTGTCGCATACTGCATGCAGCTGAGAGATGTGCGGCTGGGATCTTACAAGCCATTGGTCATTTTCATTTAGGTTCAAATGTATCTCCAAGAGATATCAAAGACTTCCATAGGTGCGAAATAAACATTTTCTGCCCTGCTTATGAAGTAGTAAAGTTTTATCTGTGGTATGAGAAATGGCGATGTGCGGAGATAGAGGATTCGGAGCAGTATGTGCAGAACTTAAGATCAATCTTT CATTTGTTGGGTGTCTGTGTCCATCCCTCGGGAATGGAGCTACCTCTCCACCAGTGCATAGATGCAATGGGAAGGTTGTATGGAGATAAGCAAGGAAAACGTTTTTGGACCTGGGTGGATCAGCTATCATCAGCTCAAATTGGCTCGGACACATGGCTTGTGAAGTTCTACAAATGGGAATTGAACG TCAAGTCATTTCCTGGTTACCTCATTGGGGTCTTCATCTGA